From a single Mus caroli chromosome X, CAROLI_EIJ_v1.1, whole genome shotgun sequence genomic region:
- the Gpr174 gene encoding probable G-protein coupled receptor 174 — MTSRQRKFLLEIIMTDNFTCNKTDGDNTDFRYFIYAVTYTVILVPGLIGNILALWVFYGYMKETKRAVVFMINLAIADLLQILSLPLRIFYYLNHDWPFGPGLCMFCFYLKYVNMYASIYFLVCISVRRFWFLMYPFRFNDCKQKYDLYISIIGWLIICLACLLFPLLRTNDDTPGNRTKCFVDLPIRNVNLAQSVAMITIGEVVGFVTPLMIVLYCTWKTALSLQNKYPISQHLGEKKKALKMILTCAGVFLVCFVPYHFSFPLDFLVKSNEIKSCFARRVILIFHSVALCLASLNSCLDPIIYYFTTNEFRRRLSRQDLPDNIQLHTKSYKIASNHATSAVAAELC; from the coding sequence ATGACCAGTAGGCAAAGAAAATTTCTCTTGGAAATAATCATGACTGATAATTTTACATGTAACAAGACAGATGGAGACAATACAGATTTCCGGTACTTCATTTATGCAGTGACATACACTGTTATTCTTGTGCCAGGTCTCATAGGGAACATATTAGCCTTATGGGTATTTTACGGCTATATGAAAGAAACCAAAAGGGCTGTGGTATTTATGATAAACCTAGCCATTGCTGACTTATTACAGATTCTCTCTCTGCCACTGAGGATCTTTTACTACTTGAACCATGACTGGCCATTTGGTCCTGGTCTCTGCATGTTTTGTTTCTACCTGAAATATGTAAACATGTATGCCAGCATCTACTTCTTAGTCTGCATCAGTGTGCGAAGATTTTGGTTTCTCATGTACCCCTTTCGTTTCAATGACTGCAAACAGAAATATGACTTGTATATCAGCATTATTGGCTGGCTGATCATCTGCCTTGCCTGcctgctctttcctctcctcagaACCAATGATGATACTCCAGGTAACAGAACCAAATGCTTTGTGGATCTTCCTATCAGGAATGTTAATCTGGCCCAATCTGTTGCCATGATAACTATTGGAGAGGTGGTTGGGTTTGTTACTCCTCTTATGATTGTTTTATACTGTACCTGGAAGACAGCTTTgtcattacaaaataaatatccCATTTCTCAACAtcttggagagaaaaagaaagccctGAAGATGATTCTGACCTGTGCAGGGGTGTTTCTAGTTTGCTTTGTACCTTATCACTTCAGTTTTCCTTTAGATTTCCTGGTTAAGTCCAATGAAATTAAGAGTTGCTTTGCCAGAAGAGTGATTCTAATATTTCATTCTGTGGCCCTGTGTCTGGCAAGTCTGAACTCCTGTCTTGACccaattatatattattttaccaCTAATGAGTTCAGAAGACGTCTTTCAAGACAAGATTTGCCTGATAACATCCAACTCCATACAAAATCATACAAAATTGCAAGTAACCATGCCACTTCTGCCGTGGCAGCTGAACTATGCTAA